TACTAAAATAAAATAGGTTTAACAGTACGAAGCACCAGTAAAGAGTTGCTGAGATCTGGCTGGTGAGTTAATCCTTACTTTGGCGATGCCAGAGATGATGATGGTACTCTTCTTCACCGGGGACTTGAGCTTCTGCTTGGCGGACTGGTGGAGTTGTCTGATGGCGGCCTCGGCCACCGGGTCTGTGCCGTTGAGCATCAGCAGCTCGGTGTCAGACGAGGACAGGGCCTTGCTGACGGTGGTCCCCAACATAGACACCTCCTCTGAAACACGCCGCTGAGACAACTTGGGCTTGGTGATCACAGGTTTCTGCGCAGGATCTGAGTGGACGTAAAGATTTGTTTAACATTTCACAGTGTGCATTGTagaggtaaaaagaaaaaaactcacaGTAATAATATGAGAATCCAGAATCCTGTGCAGCTACATTATATTCAACAAcattattgttgtttatttttacctGGTCTTCAATGGAAAAGCCCTATAATCAAAATCCTTCTATTGTCAAGATCAGCTCATTTAAATGTCTGTCATCATGCTAAGACCAAATTGCTGAACCTGAGATGAAGTAGCTGTCATTTAGTATACATAAGGTGTTAAGGATCACTGACACAGTTCTATTTACCACTTGGACATGTTATCTGAATTAGaaattgtaggcactttaaacgTATTTAGGGATAGAACTGGTCTAACAGTGTATTTGAACAGTTCAAGTAATCAAGTAAAAGGTACATCATGCAGAACTGTCCCATCACTCTATGCTCTgcattgttttggtttccagGGCGTTTGGTCCTGGCTCCAGCTGGAATTTATACACATAAGATTCATACACTGTACTGAGGCTCAGTGGGCTTTGAGCTAAATCCTAATATGTGCACAGTGGTGACGATGTTTAACATGTTAAACAATGTTAAACATCTGCTGATCAGCCTGACACACAAAGTGAACCAGTACAAGCAGTACTAgaatcaaaatgaataaataaaagaggtgCCTCTGCGTCAGTAGTGTGGAGTGTCAATGTACCCATGTTGAGTCCAAGTGGGAGTAGTCGACCTGGCTTGCTCTTCACTGCAGTGACAGTGGTGACCACCGTGCCACAGGGCATGACCGTTCGGTCCATCTCCACCCTCTTATTAGAGGCCGGGGTCGGCGGGTGCCAGGACCTCACCTCACTGGGCTCCAGGTAGGTAAACTGAGGAACATAATTCAACACATTGAATACTGTAACAAACTGTGAGTGAAAACCTGAGATGCAGAAACCGAATCTAACTCTTTTTATTAACTGGGATGGGGGTGTTACCTCAGTAGTCAATGATCCAGTCACCGTGTCTTTGGTCATGAGTGCAAATGTTTGCGGTCCTTTGGGATGTTTTTTCACGAGATCAAAAGGCACTGACACCTGACCTAGTAAGGAATctgacagagaaaacacacctGATTTAGTCGTGTAGGGCCAAAGCCCATGACAGTCAAAGCTCGTGGACAAAATTAGTTTGTCATCAAAAGGACTGATTTTTTCCTTACTCTGTTGAGGTTGTCCATCATTCATCAGCTGAATAATTAGCTCTTTTGATCGTCCATTCAATTCACTGGtaagatagaaaaataaaaaccatttgTATTAAAACAAAAGACGAACTCCATCTCAAAGACCGTGATGGTTTGCAGACTTACAAGATAAATGGCTGGTCCCAGGCAGGATTGGTCGTGTTCTTCAAAACAGACGTGTTAAACTTCTGTGGAGGATCATCTAactgcagtacacacagaggaTTCATGCTGcctacaaacacaacaaaaacagctCAGTTTGCATCACAGgacacaaacagtgtgtgtttgtctgagaaCTAACTGGAAATTCCATTAGTTCTTCATGCCAAAGTCTTTTGACAGTTGATTAAACCAAATCTGCTTTTGCATGATTACATTTTGCTACGGTCACTTCCACAGCTTCACTTTAATGGACCGAGGGAAATTCCACCCACACTGCGTATGATGAACTGTGCACATGTGCAAAAGTGAACTTTATCAGCAACAGGCACTTTCTCCTAAAAGACAGGAGGTGTCAACTAAAGCCAAGTATAGAGGAAGGAAAGAGTGTGATGCTGTGTCATGTCTCTGCTGCACAGTATCGAGCAGAATACTTAAGAAGACACTGACTCACAGTTAGAGGGTGACTCATCACAGTAACTAACAAAACAAAGTTGttggagacgatgttgtcaaaGACTAAAATTAAATAGCCTCTCATCAgctgaaaacatattttcctcTTGTGTCATGGCCGACAACACGAAGTTCCCTTTTTTCCGTACTACTACCATGCTGGGTGAGGTGACACTGATGTGAATTTATTATGAACATGATCTGCTTGTACCAGTGGATTACCAACTCTGACCCATAACCCTTAAAATGCAACGCTAACTCGCAAACTACAGGCAGAGATAACCCTTCCTAAAGGCAAGCCGGATGTAGTCATCTGTTCCATGTTTgacttgtttgtagttttagtACTGCATGCTAATATCTACAACACTGAGGAGACATTACAAACTAGATATGCAGGCAAAACATTTCtcttaaaaacatttaacagcaCAATGGAGGTATTTACAAGGTGTTAAGGATAACTGACATAGTTCTATTTACCACCTGGACATGATATCTAGATTATAAATTGTAGGaactttaaatgtatttagGGATAGATTTTGTCTAACTGTATTTGAACAGTTTAATAGATGTAATCAAGTTTCCGGTACATATTGCAGAACTGTCCCATCACTCTATGATCTGCATTGTTATTGTTTCATGGGTGTTTGGTCCCAGCTCCAGCTGGAATTTATACACATAATAAGATTCATACACTGTACTGAGGCTTAGTGGTGCTTTGAGGTAAATCCTAATATGTGCACAGTGATGATGTTTAACATGTTAAAGATGTGCTGATCAGCAGGACACACAAAGTGAACCAGAGGCAGAGGGGAGTGTTATATATAATGTTATGTTATACGGACATTTCTTTGGTGACCATGGTACTGAACAATTTCATTTTAATCGCTTTAGACTCAAAGTTTTCACCAAAATGGAGGAGCCACCAACAAATCCATCCAGTGAGGGATGTTACTGGCATGGATACAAATTGGTTTTATCTGTTCCATGTTTGAcatttgtttgtagttttagtACTGCAAGCTAATATCTACAACACTCAGGAGACATTACAATCTAAACATGCTGGCAAAATATTTCTTAAAAAACATTGGAAGTATTTATAAGGTATTTATAACTGGTCTAGCAGTGTATTTGAACAGTTCAAAATATGTACACCTGAAATGATCTGCCGTACTATTACAGGAATATTTACATTGATAAAACAGGTGACGCTGGAATTTGTTTCAACACCCCCATGGCTTTGACTCCGATTTAACAAATGCATCTTTTCTTAAGGTCTCTCAAACCCTTTATCTAAATCCTGATGCAATGAATGACAGAGCTcaacattttggtaaatatACTTATTAGTGGAGAGATGATGGCGTGGATAAAATTGTATCCACGCCATCATGTCTTTTTAACCCATTCCTTCTCAGTCAGTTCATTGTGACTTTACTGACATGTAGGCTTGTGGAAGCTGACTCAGTGAGCTCATGACACTAAGTCACATTTCCAGCTTACAGTTTAATTTGAATCTAAATGAAGACAAACATCCAACCTGCAGCATCTTCCTCCTGATTGAGCGTCACACGGATGTTTTTCACCAGCAGCTTCCAGTCATGGGCACGGGGGGGTTTTGGGGGCGAAACCACTTTGTTCTGGGCTTGCTATTGAAGAAAAAATAGTAGGTGAAGAAGCGAATCGCAATGTTGATCAACTGAGTGCACCTGCAGCAATGCAAGCAAAACACTCCCAGGTTTCACCACAAGGCTGTAACTCACATCATGGAGACGATCAAAGGTCTTGAAAagtaaataagaaaaactgatttgtctgtttatttgctGACATTATACTTCAATTGTGTATTCATGCAATTTACTCATGTGGTGGTTGTTGTTCTCTTTAAATTTCATGATGCAAGTTCTGCTTATTCCTCTCACTGCAGCCGTTGACACCTGTTTTGTCCTGGGGGGAGGCGGAGCCTTTGTGTAATTTGTGGGGCTCCACACAATTTACTGAAGAGCCCTATGTGTAAACACTTCGCGGCtctttttaaagaaaaggtGGACGCTGTGCTGCCTTTTAAGAGCAGCCTCTGTTTTCCCACTGCAGTGTTTGTATTCACAGGTTTTTATGTAAAAAGGGCGAGATAAAAAGCTTTTGTGAACACGCCGTTAGGCTAAATTAAtatttgagtttgtgtgtttacctttAAACTAGTCTTTTCTACATCTCATGTTTTCATACAGCTGCTGGGCTCATGGTGTCACACCCCGTACCATCGTTTTCTTTAAGATCTTCTACACTGATCTCATACAtggcctctgtttgtttttgttctctgTTGCGTTCAGAGTTGGATTTGACAAACACTTCAAGCTTGACCCAATATGACAATGAAGAGTGTATTCATAgtcaaaaaaataataagataatCTACAGTTGTGACCTGAGACTCAGTACTCAGTCATGATCTTTACCTCCTTAACATCACttagtatttttacatataaaataaatgtgtttcacATTAAAACTGAGCAGCTACTCCAAGAATACCAACTCCAGTTTATGAACATGATGCATGGTCCAATTAGAAACACATGACCAGACATCATGTGATAAAAATGTTTCCTATGTGAATTTTGCTGAGGTTTCTTAACACAATCTGTCACAATGATTAATTTGCAGAACTAACACACTTTTGGGAAGACAGAGTGACTTAGCAGGTCTAAAATATTTGTTATAATACTCAAGAAGAATCACAACTCTGATTCATGTTAATTCAACTGTAGACCTGTGAGGAAGTATACTGTAGGTTAGAGACTGGTTTTCACCTTGCAACAAACAATGACCTGTAATAACAGACatacagtacaaacacacacaccctcattgCATTCTTGTGTGGCTGCTGTTAAGACGTCATGCATCAGGCATGACTCCTCCACTCACCTTGATCTCTGAGGCCTGAGCGGGCCTGCAGTTCAGCAAAACAGAGGGGCGCGTCACCGATAACAGTTGCCTCAGCTGCTGCTTAATGGCTGCTACACTAGAAGTGTTGGCATTGtcctgacagagagagatggtgaTATAATATGAGTCAcacatattatttttttttaactgattttGGAGGAACGGAGAATATAATGCCTCCGTGCTGGGGACAAACACAATTTCCACCTGACTGTTAAATttgtattactattattttaacCAGACGGATCCTaagaatgttttaatttacGATAATTCAAATCATAGGCCGGACTACTTTAAAGTTTGTCTCCAAAAAAACACAGGTTCTGATAGGACTGTATCCACCACCAGCACTGAAGATGAGTGAGGTTTTGGACAAATGAAGGATACAAACTTCAGTTATAACCAACAATGTAATATCTATATCAGATTGTGCATGTGACTATGCAGAATGAATAGCGAGGGACAAATTGTTGGGGTCAGAAACCTTCTGGTTtatgtttctagtttgaccaatcacctTTGAGCAGATGTTGAATGCCCGCAGGTAAACAGTGCGTGTGGAGACAAAAAGAGGCAGAACACATTCATTTAAAGCCTCAGCTTACTGCTTTTTGATTCATCTACATTCCTATGATGGTTGTTAATAGAAATTAATCAAAATGTTATCTGGACCTAAAAACACCGACAATAAGTTTAAGTGTTGTGTTTAGAGAAACATTTGACTCGTGTGGACTTGTCAATTATCACGCGATGATAACCCATGGGCTTCGAGATTGACCAAAATGTAACCTGTCGATATCCGAAGTCAAACTACAGACTCCTTATTTACACGACTTACCAAACAAGTCAATAAGGGGAAATGAACCAAAAACCAACTAAACAgtcaaattatttttgtttcagtAAAATTAGGCAGTTTTCCAGCATGGGTGCTTTGAGAGGAACCAGAATTTACCTGGGTGAAAGTGGGCGTCACCTGCAGCTCCCCAGTCTCCAGGTTAGACACTCCCCAGCTCACCTTGATCTCATCTTCAGCCTCCTGCATCTGCAGATCAAGCTGGAAAACACAGGGGAATATCATGATGCCACAGCCATATAGTTTCACTTACATTGAATATACGGCCCTATATTAAATaattatgaaatgaaatgaattttCAAGATATTAAGCAATGCACCAAACACGATGGGTTTCAGTATgtgctttaaaaacaaaccactTAGATGGCAGGGTTTACAGAAACTAAAGGTTTATTGTCGCTCATTAAACCGTTTGTCATGTGCTGCTGtggacttaaaaaaataaatcacagttgTGTTATGTCATTTGATGAGAAAAATATCCAAATACCAAACAGGCATTAAACTGTCACCACTGCACCAGTTcacacacatttgaaataaatcatCCCAGTGGATTATAGTTGTTAATTTGTTGAATAACTTCCAAGGCCATAACGTTTCCACCTCAGCCCATTTTcagtttgctttgtttgttggtttgattaAAGCAAGATTACGACTACTGCACGGATTATCATGAAACTCAGAAGAAGGAAGCAGTACAGGTCAGATAAGGACACActcaattttggtgcagaacTGGATCAGGGAACAGATATGGGCAAtttccaacattttcacagttttccgGAGAATAGTTCAATAATCTTgatgacaaaataattagaCATATTAGGGAAATGATATGTATGAAATTTGGTACAGCTTGATTGATTTTTAAGAAACGGTTGGGGCTTGGTGAAGGTAGGTGCTTTGCTCAGTGCCATTCTATTATGAATCTGCCGTATGTCTCTGAAATCATGTTTTGCATACaatgtttaataataataaaacgttGATAAAAACACTGCTGCAATTGTCCATCCATACAGTCTACAACAAGCATATTACATCAACGTCACAAACCCAAAACGGATTTCCTAGAGAAGGTCAACAACACGAACATAAACACCAGGCTCATCTGAGAGAGAAGGACCAAGGAAAATGGAAGAGTGAGATACAAAACAGAGTGGGCCATCCTGCCACAACATGCCTGGATTCCAGTGTAAGACTGAACAGCTCCTTAAATGATGCCAAACAAAGACCAGACGCCAGATACAAATAACACTTACAAGACATCAGAGGCTGCGTTGATGAGAACTGgatcaaagagaaataaactcTCCATCCACATGAATTGAAGATCAGCAATACTTTATGAAGGTTACTGCCTTCACTTCATATAGGTTCCTTTTGTGTATGCTTGTGTTGTGTACTCATACaacaaatatgtaaatacagCATTTACAAGTCAGATGAGTACTTCATTAGCacgacacgtgtgtgtgtcccttaTCACATGAAGTGGGCCATGTGGTGCAGTGGTGTGTTAAAGGACACAAGTACAGGGCATACTGTAAACGTGTGGGGCTTATGCCGCACATGTCACTCCACTCATAACATAATGAGCCAGGAGCATTCTAGCCTGGACCTCTGTGGAAAGCTAACAAATGTACCAGTGGATGGAAGGAGGCGTTTGAAAAGGCTTTCTGACTTTTCCAGACTAAAATGGAAACAACGAGAGTGAACAGGGTACAAGCGGCTTCCTTTATGTTCCTGTGACAACAACTGAtccacaaccaaaacaaaaacGCTCCCACTCTAATCCTGACTTAGGCTTTGTAGCCTCTCACTCTGGTTGTATTTATGGCACAATGAGCTAAAGAGTTGTGACAAGCACCTTATTAGTGTAAAAATAGCCTTAATACAATTGGGTTAACTTGTATAGCTGCTTGTATCCATTCAATTAACACTTGACCTAAGAAGTAAAGGCAGGTTAAAAGTCAACCACATCCTAATACGCTGTATTCATTAAATGTCCAAACACATCCAAGTCCCAGGAGGGAAGAGTGTCAGTGAAGACCAGACTT
This genomic window from Pleuronectes platessa chromosome 15, fPlePla1.1, whole genome shotgun sequence contains:
- the LOC128457632 gene encoding C2 domain-containing protein 2 — encoded protein: MSDLEGATSRFGFEDPQWLCMVTLFAASLVTLVLYLVQYFQQRAGGHKQRTAGGNAATEEEAAALLKWALSLRSWKSQWRGAWCGALNEESRKRGGAVLLTFEEDDVEASELTVSRVSSFKKSSRSQATCCSVVGEKLQFSLCAALSAMATEDPRTYTVCMAPLELQLDLQMQEAEDEIKVSWGVSNLETGELQVTPTFTQDNANTSSVAAIKQQLRQLLSVTRPSVLLNCRPAQASEIKQAQNKVVSPPKPPRAHDWKLLVKNIRVTLNQEEDAAGSMNPLCVLQLDDPPQKFNTSVLKNTTNPAWDQPFIFELNGRSKELIIQLMNDGQPQQNSLLGQVSVPFDLVKKHPKGPQTFALMTKDTVTGSLTTEFTYLEPSEVRSWHPPTPASNKRVEMDRTVMPCGTVVTTVTAVKSKPGRLLPLGLNMDPAQKPVITKPKLSQRRVSEEVSMLGTTVSKALSSSDTELLMLNGTDPVAEAAIRQLHQSAKQKLKSPVKKSTIIISGIAKTPMSQDDELALMAGYAAAMDASMSESSSTQDVTVAIASGTSSTPEVSEPQEGPSGIGRPPEEWECQTGEEMDHSSLSMCVTEANCKKTRGSFLRKSAKLFFRRRHQRKDPGMSQSHNDLVYLESPAAVERASRTATLSRMLSRKSKNKSKANGFTSGGEPHA